In Nocardia sp. BMG111209, a genomic segment contains:
- a CDS encoding peptide chain release factor 3: protein MNSPSAGIEASVRAGTPGGGRLAEEVARRRTFAVISHPDAGKSTLTEALALHAKVISEAGAIHGKAGRKSTVSDWMEMEKARGISVSSTALQFEYGDCVINLVDTPGHSDFSEDTYRVLTAVDAAVMLIDAAKGLEPQTLKLFQVARDRGIPVITVINKWDRPGRAPLELLDEILDRIGLTPTPLFLPVGIAGDFRGLLRRGPAESEGAPAEYIHFTRTAGGATIAPEEHHTPEQAAAQEGDAWTTAAEESELLSAAGQDHDQELFLAGQTSPVIYASAMLNFGVRQLLETLIELAPPPGPRADLAGTPRIPADPFSAVIFKVQAGMDAAHRDRLAFMRIVSGEFERGMVVTHAQTGRPFATKYALTVFGRDRTTVDTAYPGDIVGLVNATALAPGHTLFSDKKVEFPPIPSFAPEHFATLRAQTAGKYKQFRKAIDQLDSEGVVQVLRNDTRGDASPVLAAVGPMQFEVVTARMLTEFNVETHLDFLPYQLARRTDAASAPELDRQRGVEVFTRTDGVVLALFGDRWRLQYIQKEMPTLTLEPLVATAD, encoded by the coding sequence GTGAATTCCCCGTCTGCCGGTATCGAGGCCAGCGTCCGCGCCGGTACACCCGGAGGCGGACGACTGGCCGAAGAGGTCGCCCGCCGGCGCACGTTCGCGGTGATCTCCCACCCCGACGCCGGTAAATCCACCCTCACCGAGGCCCTGGCCCTACACGCGAAGGTCATCTCCGAAGCAGGCGCGATCCACGGCAAAGCCGGCCGCAAGTCGACAGTCTCCGACTGGATGGAGATGGAAAAGGCCCGAGGCATCTCGGTAAGCTCCACCGCACTCCAGTTCGAATACGGCGACTGCGTGATCAACCTGGTGGACACCCCCGGCCACTCCGACTTCTCCGAAGATACCTACCGAGTGCTGACCGCAGTCGACGCCGCAGTCATGCTGATCGACGCCGCCAAGGGCCTCGAACCCCAAACCCTGAAGCTGTTCCAGGTGGCCCGCGACCGAGGCATCCCCGTCATCACCGTGATCAACAAGTGGGACCGCCCCGGCCGCGCCCCGCTGGAACTCCTGGACGAGATCCTCGACCGAATCGGCCTCACCCCGACACCCCTGTTCCTCCCGGTAGGCATCGCAGGCGACTTCCGCGGCCTGCTACGCCGCGGCCCCGCCGAATCCGAAGGCGCCCCAGCCGAATACATCCACTTCACCCGCACCGCCGGCGGCGCGACCATCGCACCCGAGGAGCACCACACCCCCGAACAGGCCGCAGCCCAAGAGGGCGACGCCTGGACCACCGCAGCCGAGGAGAGCGAACTACTGTCGGCCGCCGGACAGGACCACGATCAGGAACTGTTCCTCGCCGGCCAGACCTCCCCGGTCATCTACGCCTCCGCGATGCTGAACTTCGGTGTGCGCCAACTGCTCGAGACCCTGATCGAACTGGCCCCGCCCCCCGGCCCTCGCGCGGATCTCGCAGGCACACCACGCATCCCCGCCGACCCGTTCAGCGCGGTCATCTTCAAGGTCCAGGCCGGCATGGACGCCGCGCACCGCGACCGCCTGGCGTTCATGCGCATCGTCTCCGGCGAGTTCGAACGCGGCATGGTCGTCACCCACGCACAGACCGGCCGCCCCTTCGCCACCAAATACGCGCTGACCGTCTTCGGCCGCGATCGCACCACGGTCGACACCGCCTACCCCGGCGATATCGTCGGTCTGGTGAACGCGACCGCGCTGGCGCCGGGGCACACGCTGTTCTCGGACAAGAAGGTCGAATTCCCCCCGATCCCCTCCTTCGCGCCGGAACATTTCGCGACCCTGCGCGCCCAGACCGCGGGCAAGTACAAGCAGTTCCGCAAGGCCATCGACCAACTGGACTCCGAGGGCGTGGTGCAGGTGCTGCGCAACGACACTCGCGGCGACGCCTCGCCGGTACTGGCCGCGGTCGGCCCCATGCAGTTCGAGGTGGTCACCGCGCGCATGCTGACCGAGTTCAACGTCGAGACGCACCTGGACTTCCTGCCGTATCAGCTGGCCCGCCGCACCGACGCCGCCTCCGCGCCGGAACTGGACCGGCAGCGCGGCGTCGAGGTCTTCACCCGCACCGACGGCGTGGTGCTCGCACTGTTCGGCGACCGGTGGCGGCTGCAGTACATCCAGAAGGAAATGCCGACCCTGACTCTGGAACCCCTGGTAGCGACCGCCGATTGA
- a CDS encoding plastocyanin/azurin family copper-binding protein, with the protein MDVKDMKFTPTTLTVKPGDTVTWKFADRVPHAVQGIGDAAMGINSPIFTKGEWSYTFPIAGTYRYLCPLHPDMRGTVTVQ; encoded by the coding sequence GTGGACGTGAAGGACATGAAGTTCACCCCCACCACCCTCACAGTCAAACCCGGCGACACCGTGACCTGGAAGTTCGCCGACCGAGTACCCCACGCAGTACAAGGCATAGGCGACGCCGCAATGGGCATCAACAGCCCGATCTTCACCAAGGGCGAATGGAGCTACACCTTCCCCATCGCAGGCACCTACCGCTACCTCTGCCCCCTACACCCGGACATGCGCGGCACAGTCACCGTCCAATAA
- a CDS encoding Abi-alpha family protein has translation MTDDRTGREMVRPGSRAVERSSDVEQRQISNEARLIRGAFRAAGLAVGTAVRGGQWTVGTTVEATKQLTQAVIDGDSSADLAERTGAALQSIARSVLGVSEGSVREIVSYVPASNGGSGQQTVGNGYIRSASLDDLRRRGDALLARSADVYFTEDVHPAYDRILDQIAPDEARILRFMALSGPQPAVDVRTNRPLGIGSELVTGDLTSVPEQAGVRYPDRARLYLINLNRLGLLVTSQDPVLLSRYMVLEVQPVVEAALKQAGRAPKIVRKSLRLTEFGDDFCKTCFSINGS, from the coding sequence GTGACAGACGACAGGACCGGACGGGAGATGGTCCGCCCCGGTTCCCGTGCCGTGGAACGCAGTTCGGACGTGGAGCAGCGGCAGATCAGCAACGAGGCCCGGCTCATCCGCGGCGCGTTCCGGGCCGCGGGGCTCGCGGTCGGCACCGCCGTGCGCGGCGGGCAGTGGACCGTGGGCACCACCGTCGAGGCCACCAAGCAGCTCACCCAGGCCGTCATCGACGGCGACTCGTCCGCCGACCTCGCCGAACGTACCGGCGCCGCACTGCAGTCCATTGCGCGCAGCGTGCTCGGGGTCTCCGAGGGTTCGGTGCGGGAGATCGTCAGTTACGTCCCGGCGAGCAACGGCGGCAGTGGTCAGCAGACCGTCGGCAACGGATACATCCGCTCCGCCTCGCTGGACGATCTGCGCCGCCGCGGCGATGCGCTGCTGGCCCGCTCGGCGGATGTCTACTTCACCGAGGATGTCCACCCCGCCTACGACCGCATCCTGGACCAGATCGCCCCCGACGAGGCGCGGATCCTGCGGTTCATGGCGCTCAGCGGTCCGCAGCCGGCCGTCGACGTACGGACCAACCGCCCCTTGGGGATCGGCTCGGAACTGGTGACCGGCGATCTGACCTCGGTGCCGGAGCAGGCCGGGGTGCGCTACCCGGATCGCGCCCGGCTGTACCTGATCAACCTGAACCGGCTGGGGTTGCTGGTCACCTCGCAGGATCCGGTGTTGTTGAGCCGCTACATGGTGCTGGAGGTGCAGCCGGTGGTCGAGGCGGCGCTGAAGCAGGCCGGCCGCGCGCCCAAGATCGTGCGAAAAAGTTTGCGACTGACCGAATTCGGCGACGACTTCTGCAAGACCTGCTTCTCCATCAACGGTTCCTAG
- a CDS encoding NAD(P)H-hydrate dehydratase, with the protein MTSVRGYFSVDEVRAAEAELFTRVADGVPMRRAAYGLAEVVAAELRGRTGGVVGRSVTLLVGSGDNGGDALFAGSMLRRRGVAVSAVLLSPERVHVNGLAAFRRTGGRVRDDLGMPDLVVDGIVGISGRGALRPRAAELVAAVEVPIIAVDLPSGVDPDTGAVVGPAVQADVTVTFGARKPLHALAASRCGRIELVPIGLRLPEASLVALDPAGIGADWPVPGPADDKYSQGVVGICAGSAAYPGAGVLCTGAAVAATSGMVRYAGTGAAQVLEHAPEVVAAETVAKSGRVQAWVFGPGAGTDVGARDRLAEILATELPVLVDADGLTLLAAEPRLVTGRRAPTVLTPHGGEFARLTGREPGPDRVAAVRGLAEEWQVTVLLKGRATLVAAPGRPVLVNEAGGSWAATAGAGDVLAGMLGALLAAGRDPAWAAAAAARVHALAANLAAHAHDGSAPISATPLLRHIRPAIATLRAQTDA; encoded by the coding sequence ATGACATCGGTACGTGGGTATTTCAGCGTCGATGAGGTGCGGGCCGCTGAGGCGGAACTGTTCACCCGGGTCGCGGACGGGGTGCCTATGCGGCGGGCCGCTTATGGGTTGGCCGAGGTGGTGGCTGCCGAACTGCGGGGGCGGACCGGGGGGGTGGTCGGGCGGTCGGTGACGTTGTTGGTCGGGTCGGGGGACAACGGGGGGGATGCGTTGTTTGCGGGATCCATGCTGCGGCGGCGGGGGGTGGCGGTGTCGGCCGTGTTGTTGTCGCCGGAGCGGGTGCATGTGAATGGGCTCGCGGCGTTTCGGCGGACCGGTGGGCGGGTTCGGGACGATCTCGGGATGCCGGATCTGGTGGTCGATGGCATCGTGGGGATCTCCGGGCGGGGGGCGTTGCGGCCGCGGGCCGCGGAACTTGTTGCGGCGGTGGAGGTTCCGATCATCGCTGTGGATCTGCCCAGTGGGGTCGACCCGGATACCGGTGCGGTGGTGGGGCCGGCGGTGCAGGCGGATGTCACCGTTACTTTCGGGGCTCGCAAGCCTTTGCATGCGCTTGCCGCGTCGCGGTGTGGGCGGATCGAACTGGTGCCGATCGGGCTGCGGCTGCCGGAGGCTTCGCTGGTGGCGCTGGATCCGGCCGGAATCGGCGCGGATTGGCCGGTTCCCGGGCCCGCCGACGACAAGTACAGCCAGGGGGTGGTGGGTATCTGTGCCGGTAGTGCGGCCTATCCGGGGGCGGGGGTGTTGTGTACGGGGGCCGCGGTGGCGGCTACTTCGGGGATGGTTCGCTATGCCGGGACCGGTGCGGCGCAGGTGCTCGAGCATGCACCGGAGGTTGTTGCGGCCGAGACTGTCGCGAAATCCGGCCGGGTGCAGGCTTGGGTTTTCGGGCCGGGGGCGGGCACCGACGTCGGCGCGCGGGATCGCCTTGCCGAGATCCTCGCTACCGAGTTGCCTGTCCTTGTCGACGCCGATGGGCTTACCTTGCTCGCTGCGGAACCTCGATTGGTCACCGGGCGGCGTGCACCTACCGTGCTGACTCCGCATGGCGGTGAATTCGCGCGGCTGACCGGGCGCGAACCGGGGCCGGATCGGGTTGCGGCCGTTCGTGGGCTCGCCGAGGAGTGGCAGGTGACCGTGTTGTTGAAGGGGCGCGCCACTTTGGTGGCCGCTCCGGGGCGGCCGGTTCTGGTCAACGAGGCGGGGGGCTCGTGGGCCGCGACCGCCGGTGCGGGTGATGTCCTCGCCGGGATGCTCGGCGCTCTGCTCGCGGCGGGCCGCGATCCGGCCTGGGCCGCGGCGGCCGCTGCTCGGGTGCACGCTCTGGCTGCCAATCTCGCTGCTCATGCGCACGACGGCAGTGCTCCGATCTCGGCCACTCCGCTGCTTCGTCACATTCGGCCCGCGATCGCCACCCTCCGTGCTCAGACGGACGCTTGA
- a CDS encoding nuclear transport factor 2 family protein, with product MDSDAVAAISRLKFRYLRSLDTKSWDEFADTMIPEVTATYSEYLQFESRDAFMAFMRNTLGPHVVTEHRCDHPEIDIDGDTATGTWYLADTVLIPGHNMLLHGAAFYTDRYVLCDDGRWRIAHTGYERTYEVVLSLSDLPSLRLTSSRWGLLAREPGMTTDDDATGTMG from the coding sequence ATGGACTCCGATGCCGTCGCCGCGATCAGCCGGCTGAAGTTCCGGTATCTGCGGTCCCTCGACACCAAGTCGTGGGACGAGTTCGCGGACACCATGATTCCCGAAGTCACCGCGACCTACAGTGAATATCTCCAGTTCGAGTCGCGGGACGCGTTCATGGCGTTCATGCGAAACACTCTCGGCCCACATGTGGTGACGGAGCATCGCTGCGATCATCCGGAGATCGATATCGACGGCGATACCGCCACGGGCACCTGGTATCTCGCCGATACGGTCCTGATCCCGGGCCACAACATGCTGTTGCACGGCGCCGCCTTCTACACCGACCGCTACGTCCTCTGCGACGACGGCCGCTGGCGGATCGCGCACACCGGTTACGAGCGCACCTACGAGGTGGTGCTGTCGCTGTCGGATCTGCCCAGTCTCCGACTGACTTCGAGCCGCTGGGGGCTGCTGGCCCGCGAACCCGGCATGACCACCGACGACGACGCCACGGGCACGATGGGGTGA
- a CDS encoding 4-(cytidine 5'-diphospho)-2-C-methyl-D-erythritol kinase: MLSVVPGPVVVRAPSKVNLHLGVGELRPDGYHDLTTVFQALSLSDDVSVAPAAALSVKVAGEGAAEVPTDRGNLAWQAAVRMAHLAGRAPLVEITIRKGIPVAGGMAGGSADAAAVLVGLNELWDLGLPRDELAEVAARLGSDVPFALYGGTALGRGRGEQLLPVLSRNTFHWVLALAKGGLSTPVVFGELDRLREQGEPPELGEPQALLQALASGDPAQLAPLLGNDLQSAALSLKPELRRTLRAGVTAGALAGLVSGSGPTCAFLCESEEAAVSVAAELAGAGVCRSVRTADGPVPGARVIDNAHRR, encoded by the coding sequence GTGCTTTCCGTTGTCCCCGGTCCCGTGGTGGTACGAGCCCCCTCGAAGGTGAATCTCCACCTCGGCGTGGGCGAACTACGCCCGGACGGGTATCACGACCTGACCACGGTCTTCCAGGCATTGTCGCTGAGCGACGATGTGTCGGTCGCACCGGCCGCCGCGCTGTCGGTGAAGGTGGCCGGGGAGGGCGCCGCCGAGGTGCCGACGGATCGCGGGAATCTGGCCTGGCAGGCGGCCGTCCGCATGGCCCACCTGGCCGGTCGCGCGCCGCTGGTGGAGATCACCATCCGCAAGGGCATCCCGGTCGCCGGCGGGATGGCCGGCGGCAGCGCCGACGCCGCCGCCGTGCTGGTGGGCCTGAACGAGCTCTGGGATCTGGGCCTGCCCCGCGACGAACTGGCCGAGGTCGCCGCGCGACTCGGCAGCGATGTGCCGTTCGCGCTGTACGGCGGCACCGCGCTCGGCCGCGGCCGCGGTGAGCAACTGCTTCCGGTGTTGTCGCGCAACACTTTCCACTGGGTACTCGCGCTGGCCAAGGGTGGCCTGTCCACTCCGGTGGTATTCGGGGAACTGGACCGATTACGAGAGCAGGGCGAACCGCCGGAACTCGGGGAGCCACAGGCGTTGTTACAGGCGCTGGCCTCCGGGGATCCCGCGCAGCTGGCCCCGCTGCTCGGCAACGACCTGCAATCGGCGGCCCTCTCACTGAAGCCCGAGCTGCGCCGCACCCTCCGCGCCGGTGTCACCGCTGGGGCCCTGGCCGGGCTGGTCTCGGGATCCGGCCCGACCTGCGCCTTCCTCTGCGAGAGCGAGGAGGCCGCGGTATCCGTCGCCGCCGAACTGGCCGGCGCCGGCGTGTGCCGCAGTGTCCGCACCGCCGACGGCCCGGTTCCCGGCGCCCGCGTCATCGACAACGCGCACCGCCGCTGA
- the alr gene encoding alanine racemase, which produces MSTPDPQVEIVVDLDAIAHNVRVLRAHAGDAAVMVVVKADGYNHGALRVAEAALAAGAAALGVTTVAEALLLRDGGITAPILCWLNTSDSDYGAAVAADVEIGIASVAHLEAVARAARAVGRPAVVTVKVDTGLNRNGVPAAELPEVFALLGELVAAGTVRFRAVFSHLAHADEPRHPMLDTQRERFVEALALAKEYGLQPELAHLANSAATLTRPDLAFDMVRPGIAVYGLSPIPELSDFGLLPAMTFRARVALVKPVARGEGVSYGHEWVAPGDTTVALIPAGYADGVPRALGGRIMVRIGGAAYPAVGRVCMDQLVVDLGGNAAGVAEGDAAVLFGGEPGDPRAQQWADLLGTINYEIACAPRGRAVRRYRGGRNEAGGVR; this is translated from the coding sequence GTGAGCACTCCGGATCCACAGGTGGAGATCGTCGTCGACCTGGACGCCATCGCGCACAATGTGCGGGTGTTGCGGGCGCACGCCGGTGATGCCGCGGTGATGGTGGTCGTGAAGGCCGACGGGTACAACCACGGCGCGCTGCGGGTGGCGGAGGCGGCGCTGGCGGCGGGTGCTGCGGCGCTGGGGGTCACCACGGTGGCCGAGGCGCTGTTGCTGCGCGACGGTGGTATCACTGCGCCGATTCTGTGCTGGTTGAACACCTCGGACAGCGACTATGGCGCGGCCGTGGCCGCCGATGTCGAGATCGGTATCGCCTCGGTGGCGCATCTCGAAGCGGTGGCGCGGGCCGCTCGGGCGGTCGGGCGGCCGGCGGTCGTGACCGTCAAGGTCGATACCGGGCTGAATCGCAACGGTGTGCCTGCTGCGGAGCTGCCCGAGGTCTTCGCGTTGCTCGGTGAACTGGTCGCGGCGGGTACGGTTCGGTTCCGGGCGGTGTTCTCGCATCTCGCGCATGCCGACGAGCCTCGGCATCCGATGCTGGACACCCAGCGTGAGCGGTTCGTCGAGGCGCTGGCGCTGGCGAAGGAATACGGGCTGCAGCCCGAACTGGCGCATCTGGCCAATTCGGCGGCCACGCTGACGCGACCGGATCTGGCCTTCGACATGGTGCGGCCCGGTATCGCGGTGTACGGGCTGTCGCCGATTCCGGAGCTGTCCGATTTCGGGCTGCTGCCGGCCATGACATTCCGGGCCCGGGTGGCGCTGGTCAAACCGGTCGCGCGGGGTGAGGGTGTCTCGTACGGTCATGAGTGGGTGGCGCCGGGTGACACTACGGTCGCACTGATTCCGGCGGGTTATGCGGACGGGGTGCCGCGTGCGCTGGGTGGCCGGATCATGGTGCGGATCGGCGGGGCGGCCTATCCCGCCGTGGGGCGGGTGTGTATGGATCAGTTGGTGGTCGATCTGGGCGGCAATGCCGCCGGGGTGGCCGAGGGTGATGCCGCGGTGCTGTTCGGCGGCGAGCCCGGCGATCCGCGCGCACAGCAGTGGGCCGATCTGCTGGGCACGATCAATTACGAGATCGCCTGCGCACCGCGCGGGCGTGCGGTACGCCGCTATCGAGGCGGCCGGAACGAGGCGGGGGGTGTGCGATGA
- a CDS encoding ABC-F family ATP-binding cassette domain-containing protein: MANLVNLEQVHKSFGITPLLDDVSLGVQEGERIGVVGLNGGGKTTLLEVLTGIEQPDSGRVSRRGGLRMAVVTQRGVLPEGAMVGEVVLAGLAADRHAGEALTPDVAEHEWAANPRIRGVLEGIGIAGLGMDTPVANLSGGERRRVALAAALVRDLDLLVLDEPTNHLDVEGVQWLAAHLLSRRSALVVVTHDRWFLDTVATRTWEVVGGAVESYEGGYNDWIFARAERSRQADATEARRRNLARKELAWLRRGPQARTSKPRYRVEAAEALIADVPEPRDSVSLASFARKRLGRVVVELEDVTLETPDHRELVRDLTWRLAPGERVGLVGVNGSGKTTLLRALAGDANPAAGKRIQGQTVRIGWLRQELDDLPTDMRVLQAVSDVAERMMLGDREISAGQLAERLGFTPAKQRTPVGDLSGGERRRLQLTRILMAEPNVLLLDEPTNDLDIDTLQQLEDLLDGWPGTLVVISHDRYLIERICDSTWALFGDGNLTNLPGGIAEYLRKRATQAEPTRRPTPEPNTTTDSATYRAARKELTKLERALEKLTEREGKLHAALAEAVTAPDKLITLGTELKQVQAEKESTEERWLELAEQVG, translated from the coding sequence ATGGCGAACCTGGTCAATCTGGAACAGGTACACAAGAGCTTCGGTATCACGCCGCTGCTGGACGACGTCTCGCTCGGTGTGCAGGAGGGGGAGCGAATCGGCGTCGTAGGCCTCAACGGTGGCGGTAAGACCACCCTGCTCGAGGTGCTGACCGGGATCGAACAACCCGATTCCGGCCGGGTGAGCCGCCGCGGTGGCCTCCGGATGGCGGTGGTCACCCAGCGTGGTGTGCTGCCCGAGGGCGCCATGGTCGGCGAGGTGGTCCTCGCGGGCCTGGCCGCGGATCGGCACGCCGGCGAAGCGCTCACCCCCGACGTCGCCGAGCACGAGTGGGCCGCGAACCCCCGCATCCGCGGCGTGCTGGAAGGAATCGGCATAGCCGGACTGGGCATGGACACGCCGGTCGCCAACCTCTCCGGCGGTGAGCGCCGCCGAGTGGCGCTGGCCGCGGCCCTGGTCCGAGACCTGGACCTGCTGGTCCTGGACGAGCCCACGAACCATCTGGACGTCGAAGGCGTGCAATGGCTGGCCGCCCATCTGCTGTCGCGCCGCAGCGCACTGGTGGTGGTCACCCACGATCGCTGGTTCCTCGACACCGTCGCCACCCGCACCTGGGAGGTGGTCGGCGGCGCGGTCGAGAGTTACGAGGGCGGCTACAACGACTGGATCTTCGCGCGCGCCGAACGGTCCCGCCAGGCCGACGCCACCGAGGCCCGCCGCCGCAACCTGGCCCGCAAGGAACTGGCCTGGCTGCGCCGCGGCCCGCAGGCCCGCACCTCGAAACCGCGCTACCGCGTCGAGGCCGCCGAGGCCCTGATCGCCGACGTCCCGGAGCCACGCGACAGCGTGTCCCTGGCCTCGTTCGCCCGCAAACGCCTGGGCCGCGTAGTGGTCGAACTGGAAGATGTCACCCTCGAAACCCCCGACCACCGGGAGTTGGTCCGCGATCTCACCTGGCGCCTGGCCCCCGGCGAACGCGTAGGCCTGGTCGGCGTGAACGGTTCCGGCAAGACCACCCTGCTACGCGCACTGGCCGGTGACGCAAACCCGGCTGCGGGCAAACGAATCCAGGGCCAAACGGTCCGAATCGGCTGGCTGCGCCAGGAACTCGACGATCTTCCCACCGATATGCGTGTGCTGCAAGCGGTCTCGGACGTCGCCGAGCGAATGATGCTGGGCGACCGGGAGATCAGCGCCGGCCAACTGGCCGAGCGCCTGGGCTTCACCCCCGCCAAACAGCGCACCCCAGTAGGCGACCTGTCCGGCGGCGAGCGCCGCCGCCTCCAACTGACCCGAATCCTGATGGCCGAGCCGAACGTCCTGCTACTGGACGAACCCACCAACGACCTGGACATAGACACCCTGCAACAACTGGAGGATCTGCTCGACGGCTGGCCCGGCACCCTGGTGGTGATCAGCCACGACCGCTACCTGATCGAGCGCATCTGCGACTCCACCTGGGCCCTGTTCGGCGACGGCAACCTCACCAACCTCCCCGGCGGCATAGCGGAATACCTGCGCAAACGAGCCACCCAGGCCGAGCCCACCCGCCGCCCCACCCCCGAGCCAAACACCACCACAGACTCCGCCACCTACCGAGCCGCCCGCAAAGAACTCACCAAACTGGAACGCGCCCTGGAGAAGTTGACCGAACGCGAAGGAAAACTGCACGCCGCCCTGGCAGAAGCAGTAACCGCCCCAGACAAGTTGATCACCCTGGGCACCGAACTGAAACAGGTCCAAGCGGAAAAGGAATCCACAGAAGAACGCTGGCTGGAACTGGCCGAACAAGTAGGTTGA
- a CDS encoding Abi-alpha family protein, which produces MAVTEADSGEPAEVAGPARTPARRTESRSPATGNPVRAAAGIVQVAVSAVTEAAGWGVGTALGVTGTVLRGSIAGQPPREVLSEAGEQLRDSVRRALGVSIAPHRAALPEAPTLRQQGAELLRLSARVDTDPDEEHPAYARMLTELTPDEARVLRLLYLDGAQPSLDIRTRRPLRGGMSRGEFGFTLIGVDAALSQPERVDPYLTNLGRLGLITVAPDPLDDPTRYQLLESQPEVRKVLQQNGFGTKVRYRSVILTTFGRDFVRRCLPVP; this is translated from the coding sequence ATGGCCGTGACCGAGGCGGATTCCGGGGAACCGGCCGAGGTGGCCGGGCCTGCTCGGACTCCCGCTCGACGCACCGAGAGTCGTTCTCCCGCAACCGGAAATCCGGTGCGGGCTGCTGCGGGCATCGTGCAGGTGGCGGTGTCGGCGGTGACCGAGGCGGCTGGGTGGGGTGTCGGGACCGCGTTGGGAGTTACCGGAACTGTGTTGCGCGGCAGTATCGCTGGGCAGCCGCCGCGTGAGGTGCTGTCGGAAGCCGGTGAGCAGCTGCGGGATTCGGTGCGGCGGGCGTTGGGGGTGTCTATTGCACCGCATCGTGCGGCATTGCCGGAGGCGCCGACGTTGCGGCAGCAGGGGGCTGAGCTGTTGCGGCTTTCGGCTCGGGTGGATACGGATCCGGACGAGGAGCATCCGGCGTATGCGCGGATGCTCACGGAACTCACGCCGGATGAGGCTCGGGTATTGCGGTTGTTGTACCTGGACGGGGCTCAGCCGTCGTTGGATATTCGTACGCGGCGGCCGCTGCGGGGCGGGATGTCGCGGGGGGAGTTCGGATTTACCCTGATCGGCGTTGATGCGGCGTTGTCGCAGCCTGAGCGGGTTGATCCTTATCTCACCAATCTCGGTCGGTTGGGGCTGATCACTGTGGCGCCGGATCCTTTGGATGATCCGACTCGGTACCAGTTGCTGGAGTCTCAGCCGGAGGTTCGGAAGGTGTTGCAGCAGAATGGTTTCGGGACCAAGGTGAGGTATCGGAGTGTCATCCTTACGACCTTCGGTAGGGATTTCGTGCGGCGGTGTCTGCCGGTACCGTAG
- a CDS encoding heavy-metal-associated domain-containing protein gives MATSTYTVTGMTCGHCVASVRREIAGIPGVTGVDVDLETGRVQVESAAPIDSAAVLAAVDEAGYRLADA, from the coding sequence ATGGCCACCAGCACCTACACCGTCACCGGCATGACCTGCGGCCACTGCGTGGCGTCGGTCCGCAGGGAGATCGCCGGTATTCCCGGCGTGACCGGCGTCGACGTCGACCTCGAGACCGGCCGGGTCCAGGTCGAATCCGCCGCCCCCATCGACAGTGCCGCCGTGCTGGCCGCCGTCGACGAGGCCGGATACCGGCTCGCGGACGCGTGA